A section of the Naumovozyma dairenensis CBS 421 chromosome 5, complete genome genome encodes:
- the RPL5 gene encoding 60S ribosomal protein uL18 (similar to Saccharomyces cerevisiae RPL5 (YPL131W); ancestral locus Anc_8.639), whose protein sequence is MAFQINQKNSAYHSRYQTPFRRRREGKTDFYQRKRLVSQHKAKYNSPKYRLVVRFTNKDIICQIVSSTITGDIVLAAAYSHELPRYGITHGLTNWAAAYATGLLVARRTLQKLGLDETYKGVEEVEGEYELTEAVEDGPRPFKVFLDIGLQRTTTGARVFGALKGASDGGLYIPHSENRFPGWDFEAEELDPDLLRTYIFGGHVSQYMEELADDDEERFSELFKGYLADDIDADSLEDIYTEAHAAIRADPAFKATEKKFTKEQYAAESKKFRQVKLTKEERDARVAAKIAALAGQQ, encoded by the coding sequence ATGGCTTTCCAAATTAACCAAAAGAACTCTGCTTACCACTCTCGTTACCAAACTCCtttcagaagaagaagagaaggTAAGACCGATTTCTACCAAAGAAAGAGATTAGTTTCTCAACACAAGGCTAAGTACAACTCTCCAAAGTACAGATTAGTCGTTAGATTCACTAACAAAGACATCATCTGTCAAATTGTCTCCTCTACCATCACTGGTGACATTGTCTTAGCCGCTGCTTACTCTCATGAATTACCAAGATACGGTATCACTCATGGTTTAACTAACTGGGCTGCCGCTTACGCTACCGGTTTGTTGGTCGCAAGAAGAACTTTACAAAAGTTAGGCTTAGACGAAACCTACAAGGGTGTCGAAGAAGTTGAAGGTGAATACGAATTGACTGAAGCCGTCGAAGATGGTCCACGTCCATTCAAGGTCTTCTTGGATATCGGTTTACAAAGAACTACCACTGGTGCTAGAGTTTTCGGTGCCTTAAAGGGTGCTTCTGATGGTGGTTTGTACATTCCTCACTCTGAAAACAGATTCCCAGGTTGGGATTTCGAAGCTGAAGAATTAGACCCAGATTTATTGAGAACTTACATCTTCGGTGGTCACGTCTCTCAATACATGGAAGAATTAGCtgacgatgatgaagaaagatTCTCTGAATTATTCAAGGGTTACTTAGCTGATGACATTGATGCTGACTCTTTGGAAGACATTTACACTGAAGCTCATGCTGCTATCAGAGCTGACCCAGCTTTCAAGGCCactgaaaagaaattcacTAAGGAACAATATGCTGCTGAATCTAAGAAGTTCAGACAAGTTAAATTGACCAAGGAAGAAAGAGATGCTCGTGTTGCTGCCAAGATCGCTGCTTTGGCTGGTCAACAATAG
- the COX11 gene encoding Cox11p (similar to Saccharomyces cerevisiae COX11 (YPL132W); ancestral locus Anc_8.641), whose protein sequence is MLHFSRIAGVSGRINSLTSKILLLQRCNGDTILRQTVLKRTPISTLPITRLYSLSQRLQQEQKNEGIPLQFDINKLTRSQIQQLRNMKRVEEQRKKGRSIALYFSSVAIVFLGLAYAAVPLYRAICARTGFGGIPITDRRKFTDDKLIPVDTEKRIRVSFTSEVSQILPWKFVPQQREVYVLPGETALAFYKAKNNSDKDIIGMATYSISPGEAAQYFNKIQCFCFEEQKLAAGEEIDMPVFFFIDPDFASDPAMRNIDDIILHYTFFRAHYGDGSAVSDGASVIPEGSILVKDPDDDDYGGE, encoded by the coding sequence ATGCTTCATTTCTCAAGAATTGCAGGAGTTAGCGGAAGAATAAACTCATTAACGTCCAAGATACTACTATTGCAACGTTGTAATGGTGACACTATATTACGTCAAACCGTTTTGAAACGAACGCCCATATCTACACTCCCTATAACAAGGTTATATTCGTTATCTCAACGCttacaacaagaacagaAAAATGAAGGGATACCACTACAATTTGATATCAATAAACTTACTCGAAGTCAAATCCAACAATTAAGAAACATGAAAAGAGTCGAAGAACAGAGGAAAAAAGGTCGTTCCATCGCGTTATATTTTAGTAGTGTAGCGATAGTGTTTCTGGGATTAGCATACGCAGCGGTCCCCTTATATCGAGCCATTTGTGCTAGAACAGGGTTTGGTGGTATCCCCATTACAGATCGTCGTAAATTTACAGATGATAAATTGATTCCTGTAGATAcagaaaaaagaattagGGTATCATTTACTAGCGAAGTTTCACAAATATTACCGTGGAAATTTGTTCCTCAACAGAGAGAAGTGTATGTATTACCTGGTGAGACCGCGTTGGCTTTTTATAAAGCTAAGAATAATAGTGATAAGGATATTATTGGGATGGCTACTTATAGTATAAGCCCTGGAGAGGCTGCTCAATATTTTAATAAGATACaatgtttttgttttgaagaacaaaaattagCGGCGGGAGAAGAGATTGATATGcctgttttctttttcattgatCCTGATTTTGCTAGCGATCCAGCAATGCgaaatattgatgatattatattgCATTATACATTCTTTAGGGCACATTATGGAGATGGATCAGCGGTAAGTGATGGTGCTTCAGTGATACCAGAGGGTTCAATATTGGTAAAGGACCCCGACGATGACGATTATGGGGGCGAGTAG
- the RDS2 gene encoding gluconeogenesis transcription factor RDS2 (similar to Saccharomyces cerevisiae RDS2 (YPL133C); ancestral locus Anc_8.642), producing the protein MGQSSKTNNNSSNPTNKKKERTIRSCIFCRRSHVVCDEGRPCSRCIKRDIAHLCKLDEDAPTVTGTLPSSTKNPSSSSLNNTPNDPNIQSPAASFVNNNNNTNTNMHVDNILAGLETGIPSLFLQQQPNFISENVGSEFSSLNEFLTMLENPLLVNPAALPPDLNTNTNTSTNGISVPHTKVDPNTNYPAIQPKQPTIDNATTKNNSMLSSTSIVPNISTTTTTDTNVNLPYNTNNDMNVSNNNITSRNEQVVQEQETENGNNISSRRGSSRSTSYEQAPTPREQFFLTAADPSTEITPEDRLKLVINAKLEAGLLKPYDYAKGYGRLQRYMDDHMDIISKQRILKPLSSIRPAFRSIARSLKDLDLMLVEENFERLLLSYDRVFTSMSMPACLWRRTGEIYRANKEFAMLVDCTVDELRDGKLAVYELMTEESAVNFWEKYGSIAFDKGQKAVLTSCHLKTRNGDKECNCCFSFTIRRDRYNIPICIVGNFIPIT; encoded by the coding sequence ATGGGACAGTCTAGCAAGACGAACAATAACAGCAGCAACccaacaaataaaaaaaaggaaCGAACCATTAGATCATGTATTTTCTGTAGAAGATCACATGTTGTATGTGATGAAGGTAGACCATGTTCTCGATGCATCAAGAGAGACATTGCTCATCTTTGTAAACTTGATGAAGACGCTCCAACTGTTACGGGAACACTTCCCTCCTCTACTAAGaatccatcatcatcatcattgaataataCCCCGAACGATCCAAATATACAATCACCGGCAGCATCGtttgttaataataacaataatacaaatacaaacatGCACGTGGATAACATATTAGCAGGGTTGGAAACTGGGATACCAAGTTTATTcctacaacaacaaccaaaTTTCATCTCAGAAAATGTCGGATCAGAATTTAGTTCACtcaatgaatttttaaCAATGTTAGAAAATCCATTATTAGTTAATCCTGCTGCACTTCCTCCTGATttaaatacaaatacaaatacgAGTACAAACGGGATCTCGGTTCCTCATACAAAGGTAGACCCTAATACGAATTATCCTGCCATTCAGCCGAAACAACCTACTATTGATAATGCTACAACGAAAAACAATAGCATGCTGAGTTCTACTAGCATCGTTCCAAATATAAGCACTACCACTACTACTGACACAAACGTAAATCTGCCGtataataccaataatgaTATGAATGTAAGCAATAACAACATCACGTCAAGAAATGAACAAGTAGTGCAGGAACAAGAAACAGAAAACGGTAACAATATAAGCAGTAGAAGAGGAAGTTCACGTTCGACCTCATATGAGCAAGCTCCTACACCAAGAGAACAATTCTTCTTAACAGCAGCAGACCCCAGTACGGAAATCACCCCTGAGGATAGATTAAAATTGGTAATCAATGCTAAGTTAGAAGCTGGTTTATTAAAGCCGTACGATTATGCCAAGGGCTATGGTCGATTACAACGATACATGGATGATCATATGGATATTATATCTAAACAGCGCATTTTAAAACCTTTATCTAGTATTCGACCTGCTTTTAGAAGTATTGCTAGatctttgaaagatttagatTTGATGCTTGTGGAGGAGAATTTCGAAAGATTGTTATTGTCTTATGATAGAGTTTTCACTTCGATGAGTATGCCTGCTTGTCTTTGGCGACGTACGGGAGAAATTTATAGAGctaataaagaatttgcCATGCTGGTAGATTGTACTGTGGATGAATTGAGAGATGGGAAATTGGCTGTTTATGAATTGATGACAGAGGAGAGTGCTGTTAATTTTTGGGAGAAATATGGATCTATTGCATTTGATAAGGGCCAAAAGGCTGTCTTGACGAGTTGTCATTTGAAGACTAGGAATGGTGATAAAGAATGTAACTGTTGTTTCAGTTTTACAATTAGAAGAGATCGGTATAATATTCCTATATGTATAGTTGGTAATTTTATACCCATCACCTAA
- the ISU1 gene encoding iron-binding protein ISU1 (similar to Saccharomyces cerevisiae ISU2 (YOR226C) and ISU1 (YPL135W); ancestral locus Anc_8.647), giving the protein MLPLLRSSAFVRTASITLTKPLFRYSPSSILSRTLLTQSIKNKTAHQWSPGKRFYHPKVIDHYTHPRNVGSLDKKASNVGTGLVGAPACGDVMRLQIQVNDKTGIIENVKFKTFGCGSAIASSSYMTEMVNGMSINDAERIKNTQIAKELSLPPVKLHCSMLAEDAIKAAIQDYKSKRKQNTVLN; this is encoded by the coding sequence ATGCTACCTCTATTAAGATCATCTGCTTTCGTCAGAACTGCATCTATAACACTAACAAAACCTCTGTTTAGATACTCGCCCTCATCAATACTATCAAGAACTCTCCTAACacaatcaataaaaaacaaaactgCTCATCAGTGGTCTCCAGGGAAAAGATTCTATCATCCAAAAGTGATCGATCATTATACACACCCAAGAAACGTAGGTTCCCTAGATAAGAAAGCTTCAAACGTAGGGACAGGTCTAGTTGGTGCCCCCGCATGTGGTGACGTAATGAGATTACAAATTCAAGTAAATGATAAAACTGgtataattgaaaatgttaaatttaaaacttTCGGTTGTGGATCCGCTATCGCATCATCTTCATATATGACTGAAATGGTTAATGGGATGTCTATTAATGATGctgaaagaattaaaaatacACAAATTGCAAAAGAGTTGTCGTTGCCTCCTGTTAAGTTGCATTGTTCTATGTTGGCTGAAGATGCTATTAAAGCGGCCattcaagattataaatctaaaaggaaacaaaataCTGTGttgaattaa
- the GIP3 gene encoding protein phosphatase regulator GIP3 (similar to Saccharomyces cerevisiae YOR227W and GIP3 (YPL137C); ancestral locus Anc_8.648), which yields MSSNLIDATNIRQIHNPSDFDVPLEWLYKGKSKRKSKSSSRLKSSSSSNKLKKLKNSSSNDPFASSTTDNQKQRSTSISNAALSSNHIPILQKPGLVDSNENAIDDDDDDEDDNNVQKDDLNNLHALTPTTTATTMEPTMVNSTSKKLVDEEKSNLPSRSSKRNRSISISNAIASSNNSKSKNTPSTISSTSDPPPTIASAIPTFNSIKRNNSTNSNNGSTKKSLFGSIFGRGSSTSNSKTKPQLATPSASAPTPTPKLNTALPSNSKTLKKISKLNSMPQSDHPKETTPISAIYTSSSESTDSTPSNDSAIVSTGTPATSMNTLSSIPSIPSMTIKDLSNVTLKRVSFAVDKFDNDPAQQLPSRTPKTGKVLVPDDMISDLPSISIGISNTIIDDGKFMNQRKITKNSKEYKIAMENHRFALKEAAKHQQEAHFAAKRIANEVSNFKSNGTSNSNNNPVNELRSHLNDKINKIDNPIHIHEHHFEEKINNNEETQEITLDIIYTRCCHLREILPIPSTLRQVVGKTSPLQILKFLNPKPTLIDVLSFADFISIVPINTIIFDNVTLTSNMLKIIITSLVKSQNLEKLGLRNVIIDNENWKLLCKFLLNNKSLTKLDISQTKIRSEISSSSSSPSQTLASSSNMIPVDEIYRHNKDWSLFVDVLRNRDGKPLEELLLNGIKFNKIPLTILQNLLNGLTNQKNSPPKGIRLGLATSDLSLDCVKILLSWWSKNTVQGIDLSFNDLSEYVKPMISKLASLSFESLEYFTLNNTSISTGYDMALFLKYLSRLPNLKFLDLSNLPQIFPDVLPYMHKYLPKFKHLKRIHLDNNNLSFKELTVVCNILLKCQSLAHVSMLSQGTSSITNVAIKSAGSDQIGIQETSSSSTPSQFAKNTFCATLYAFAKDSSNLVGLDIDYDQIPDEIQQRIALCLMRNMNRAMDSTFQLDELTSQDDLLFDGTLITENAEDVLAKLNKLNAQNQTGTNVNGTNGTGQSSKDDVTKRYLLKKYVEKIHKVHYNVQEKIDSMFEKRNSGELTLVEKENLLRLILLDKNLSNIIEILSDLTRGSDFLGMSTNNSKGSISSIKSNDHADDTINNHTMTNDTVAYADGDIDSQRKPILRHVECNNPEEIQTPETETMARPHLMATDSGRTIDVLTGKPVLFRRSSTTSVVGKRQEMEEGELHKWGFFVQQQRAIYPDNDTSIKKDTIVPAIAPPVKPTLPVITTATANVEITPVTKTLTTPTTPTTTTRILPKIPSGAELRNAIIKAKGIDSIDDLIQNVTENEVELLDIYGKSVQSKLHLDTASSAVGNEDKKKAIVDSPTITTPTKKSVIVAKLKPVMPIMKKLDNDDDSGNDGCNGNGKNCEKTVTEAYDKLLNDLSVNRPSKT from the coding sequence atGTCTTCAAATCTAATAGATGCCACCAATATAAGACAGATTCATAATCCATCAGATTTTGATGTCCCCTTAGAATGGTTATATAAGGGCAAAAGTAAGAGAAAATCAAAGTCTTCAAGTAGATTGAAATCTTCATCCTCCtcaaataaattgaaaaaattgaaaaactcttcttcaaatgatcCTTTTGCTTCCTCTACTACTGACAATCAGAAACAAAGATCTACATCCATATCAAACGCTGCTTTGTCTTCAAATCATATACCGATCTTGCAAAAACCTGGTCTTGTTGATAGTAATGAAAATGCAatcgatgatgatgatgacgatgagGATGATAACAACGTCCAAAAAGACGATTTGAATAACCTGCATGCTCTAACACCCACTACCACCGCTACTACTATGGAACCTACAATGGTTAATTCTACCTCAAAGAAACttgttgatgaagaaaagagcAATCTACCGTCACGCTCATCCAAAAGAAATAGATCTATCTCGATATCAAATGCGATCGCATCGTCAAATAATTCGAAGTCTAAGAATACACCTTCTACAATTTCGTCAACGTCAGATCCACCACCAACAATAGCATCTGCTATCCCGACATTTAATTCCATAAAGAGGAATAACTCAActaattcaaataatggttcaacaaaaaaatcattatttggttCAATATTTGGAAGAGGATCTTCTACTTCtaattcaaaaacaaaaccaCAATTGGCAACTCCTTCTGCTTCTGCTCCAACTCCAACTCCGAAACTAAACACAGCATTACCATCGAATTCAAAGactttaaaaaaaatatcaaaattgaattcaatgCCTCAATCAGATCATCCAAAGGAAACTACACCAATATCTGCAATATACACTTCATCATCTGAGTCCACTGATTCAACTCCATCGAACGATTCTGCAATTGTAAGTACAGGCACTCCAGCTACTTCCATGAACACTTTATCCTCTATTCCATCTATTCCATCTATGActattaaagatttatcGAATGTCACGTTGAAAAGAGTATCATTTGCTGTagataaatttgataatgatcCAGCTCAACAATTACCTTCAAGAACTCCAAAGACAGGGAAAGTCCTAGTACCTGATGATATGATAAGTGATTTACCTTCAATATCAATCGGTATTTCTAATACTATCATTGATGATGGAAAATTCATGAACCAACGGAAAATTActaaaaattcaaaagaatataaaattgCCATGGAAAATCATAGATTCGCATTAAAGGAAGCTGCAAAACATCAACAAGAAGCTCATTTCGCAGCAAAAAGAATTGCAAATGAAGTTTCCAATTTTAAATCAAATGGTACCAGCAATAGTAATAACAATCCAGTTAATGAATTACGATCAcatttaaatgataaaattaataaaattgataatcCAATTCATATCCATGAACATCATttcgaagaaaaaatcaacaataatgaagaaactCAAGAGATTACCCTAGATATCATTTATACAAGATGTTGTCATTTGAGAGAGATTTTACCAATACCATCGACTTTAAGACAAGTTGTCGGTAAGACTTCACCTTTACAAATCTTAAAGTTTTTAAATCCAAAGCCAACTTTAATTGATGTCTTATCATTCGCAGATTTCATATCTATTGTACCAATTAATACCATCATTTTTGATAATGTAACTTTAACTTCGAATATGttaaagattattattacctCTTTGGTTAAATCACAGAATTTAGAGAAATTGGGATTAAGAAATGTAATCATCGACAATGAAAATTGGAAACTGTTGTGtaaatttcttttgaacAATAAATCTTTGACCAAATTAGATATATCACAAACTAAAATAAGATCAGAGAtatcctcatcatcatcatctccTTCCCAAACATTGGCTTCATCGTCAAACATGATTCCAGTGGATGAAATTTATAGGCATAATAAAGATTGGAGTTTATTTGTTGACGTATTAAGAAATCGTGATGGGAAACCGCtagaagaattattacTTAACGgtatcaaatttaataaaataccATTGACTATCTTACAAAATCTATTAAATGGGTTAACAAACCAAAAAAACTCACCACCGAAAGGTATAAGATTAGGTTTAGCTACATCAGATCTCTCATTGGATTGTgttaaaattttattaagCTGGTGGTCTAAGAATACCGTTCAAGGTATTGATTTATCCTTCAATGATTTATCAGAATATGTGAAACCAATGATAAGTAAATTGGCCTCGTtatcatttgaatcattaGAATATTTTACCTTAAATAATACAAGCATTTCAACTGGTTATGATATGGCATTATTCTTGAAATATCTTTCAAGATTACcgaatttgaaattcttaGATTTAAGTAATTTACCGCAAATCTTCCCAGATGTTTTACCATACATGCATAAATACTTACCGAAATTCAAACATTTGAAGAGAATCCatttagataataataatttgtcattcaaagaattaacTGTGGTGTGTAATATACTTCTAAAATGTCAATCATTAGCTCATGTTTCAATGTTATCACAAGGAACTTCCTCGATAACAAATGTAGCAATAAAATCTGCTGGATCAGATCAAATTGGAATACAAGAGACATCCTCATCATCGACACCAAGTCAATTTGCGAAGAATACATTTTGTGCAACCTTATATGCATTCGCTAAAGACTCATCAAATCTAGTAGGATTAGATATCGACTATGATCAAATTCCAGATGAAATTCAACAAAGAATTGCATTATGTTTAATGAGAAATATGAATAGGGCAATGGATTCCACTTTCCAATTAGATGAATTAACTTCACAAGATGATTTATTGTTTGACGGTACTTTAATTACTGAAAATGCTGAAGATGTCTTAgctaaattgaataaattaaatgcACAGAATCAAACTGGTACTAACGTCAATGGTACTAATGGTACTGGACAATCTTCAAAGGATGATGTTACGAAAAgatatcttttgaaaaaatatgtgGAAAAGATTCATAAAGTCCATTATAACgttcaagaaaaaattgatagTATGTTCGAAAAGAGAAATTCTGGCGAATTAACGTTGgtagaaaaggaaaatttattaaggTTAATCTTATTGGATAAAAATCTTTCCaacattattgaaatattatctgATTTGACAAGAGGTTCTGATTTCTTAGGCATGAGtactaataattcaaagggatctatttcatcaatcaaatcaaatgaTCATGCTGATGATACTATCAACAATCACACAATGACTAATGATACTGTTGCATATGCTGATGGCGATATCGATTCACAAAGGAAACCAATATTAAGACATGTGGAATGTAATAACCCAGAAGAAATTCAGACTCCGGAAACTGAAACAATGGCGAGACCTCATCTAATGGCCACGGATTCAGGTAGAACCATTGACGTTCTCACAGGTAAACCTGTTTTATTTAGACGTTCGTCTACAACGTCTGTTGTCGGTAAAAGGCAAGAAATGGAAGAAGGTGAATTGCATAAATGGGGGTTCTTTGTTCAGCAACAAAGAGCAATATATCCTGATAATGATACGTCGATAAAGAAAGATACGATTGTGCCTGCAATAGCACCACCAGTGAAACCAACGCTTCCAGTTATTACTACAGCGACTGCAAACGTGGAAATAACGCCCGTTACAAAGACACTTACCACTCCTACCACACCTACGACGACGACAAGGATATTACCAAAGATCCCATCTGGTGCAGAATTAAGAAATGCGATCATAAAAGCAAAGGGTATCGATTCCATTGATGACTTGATTCAAAACGTAACTGAAAATGAAGTTGAACTATTAGACATTTATGGGAAATCTGTTCAATCGAAATTACATCTTGATACCGCTTCATCTGCTGTTGGTAATGAGGATAAGAAGAAGGCTATTGTGGATTCTCCTACTATCACTACGCCTACTAAGAAATCAGTAATTGTTGCCAAATTGAAACCAGTAATGccaataatgaagaaacttgataatgatgatgatagcGGTAATGATGGTTGTAATGGGAATGGTAAAAATTGTGAAAAAACAGTCACTGAAGcatatgataaattattaaatgatttatcTGTAAATCGTCCTAGTAAAACATGA
- the SPP1 gene encoding Spp1p (similar to Saccharomyces cerevisiae SPP1 (YPL138C); ancestral locus Anc_8.650), translated as MQARLSSLPVWCPPYSKTKKDPITGEDVYCICKKQDTGELMVGCDGCDDWFHFSCMRIPIKYQKLVASFYCPYCQAGITGMDKSEAEEKTVEDETGDAIKVRKTLWKKKCRLEDCYEPCTERSKYCSRQHGKEFLQEVLSKLDISGLNVGESVDKEAFVKTLIQQNDRDDFQSFIRAGQSEFIDKDVPKSLDNQLYESLIANDRKVNELINQQSIIETGTLPKAKERVELLEKYIDWISQVNIKFNEDQNSSGTTDENSSSKIDKGGKKSKKKKGLKTKPKKRICGYISNFTELPSSVDKFVEEYELHKDDGLTTLQSVCIKTRCIKHSEWSSMLLDRYLQEVELAERHQERIQLLLQTRKRQLHIQYYEKVTKKQS; from the coding sequence ATGCAAGCTAgattatcatcattaccTGTATGGTGTCCTCCATATTCGAAAACCAAGAAGGATCCCATAACGGGGGAAGATGTTTATTGTATATGTAAGAAGCAAGATACGGGAGAATTAATGGTTGGTTGCGATGGATGTGATGATTGGTTCCATTTTTCTTGTATGAGAATTCCGATAAAGTATCAAAAATTGGTTGCTTCATTTTATTGTCCTTATTGTCAAGCTGGTATTACTGGTATGGATAAATCTGAAGCAGAGGAGAAAACAGTAGAAGATGAAACGGGAGATGCGATTAAAGTGAGGAAAACTTTatggaaaaagaaatgtcGATTAGAAGACTGTTACGAACCTTGTACAGAAAGGAGTAAGTATTGTTCGAGGCAACATGGAAAGGAATTTTTGCAAGAAGTACTTAGTAAATTAGATATTTCTGGTTTAAATGTTGGGGAAAGTGTTGATAAAGAAGCATTCGTGAAAACGCTAATACAACAAAATGATAGAGATGATTTCCAGAGTTTTATTCGAGCAGGGCAATCGGAATTTATAGATAAAGATGTACCGAAAAGCTTAGACAACCAATTATATGAAAGTCTTATAGCAAATGATCGGAAGGTAAACGAATTGATAAACCAGCAGTCAATAATTGAGACGGGGACCCTGCCTAAAGCGAAAGAACGTGTGGAACTTTTAGAGAAATATATCGATTGGATTAGTCAGGtgaatattaaatttaatgaagatCAGAATAGTTCTGGTACAACTGATGAAAACTCGTCAAGTAAGATAGATAAAGGAGGTAAAAAATctaagaaaaagaaaggcCTCAAAACTAAACCGAAAAAACGCATATGTGGCTACATTTCTAACTTTACAGAATTACCATCATCTgttgataaatttgttGAAGAGTATGAACTCCACAAGGATGATGGTCTCACAACCCTTCAATCCGTCTGCATTAAAACTAGATGCATTAAACATTCTGAGTGGTCTTCCATGTTGTTAGACCGTTATTTACAGGAAGTAGAATTGGCAGAAAGACACCAGGAGAGAATACAGTTATTACTACAGACTCGGAAACGACAATTGcatattcaatattatgaaaaaGTAACGAAAAAGCAGAGTTAA
- the UME1 gene encoding Ume1p (similar to Saccharomyces cerevisiae WTM2 (YOR229W) and UME1 (YPL139C); ancestral locus Anc_8.651) → MTYSPTMAVPSSTIIANKVKNEEFKIWKKTVPSLYQHISNLKPEFAAQEPHSIRTISFIDELVPNVERGILTVTLLYTQSDKIFKVRSSLPLGAYVSDLQQVSQPICDPNYYGIDNEPLFQYDWIFKGEDIIKLVTLDSESFVALTANGSLGWFTTFGMEPTKIITDETCTRGNGYDFTVSRDKKQIIKTSGAGDVLKMYDIVSGELLKEWKEEGSSTQHSKINNVQFVGTDFVGACYDDCVKFWHLKSEDKKPKLILKEPSDIDQGNYSEFAMSPLIDTLFITGTNSGVIKVWDLRTLFGTTWQDENKTSCNPIAEFIHFDGEAVIDLKFSPTDATNFLTVGSSGQVYHWSLEGIYSMFDSGANNIDSDENKDDEEHSTDGTPKVFDEDLQNECLLFLHTGGFNAAESTTTCRKNMVVYQESIPDLIAALDRGGLLTVYKPFTGKI, encoded by the coding sequence ATGACTTATTCTCCCACAATGGCTGTCCCAAGCAGCACTATTATTGCTAACAAAgttaaaaatgaagaattcaaaatatggAAAAAGACAGTCCCATCATTATACCAGCATATATCCAATTTGAAACCAGAATTCGCAGCACAAGAACCCCACTCGATAAGGACAATCTCttttattgatgaattggTTCCAAACGTAGAAAGAGGTATCTTGACAGTCactttattatatactCAAAGTGATAAGATTTTCAAAGTTCGTTCTTCTTTACCTTTAGGTGCGTATGTTTCTGATTTACAACAAGTTTCTCAACCAATTTGTGACCCAAATTATTATGGAATCGATAATGAACCATTATTTCAATATGATTGGATTTTTAAAGGGGAGGATATAATTAAGTTGGTCACATTGGATTCTGAGTCCTTTGTTGCATTAACTGCGAATGGTTCGCTAGGCTGGTTTACAACTTTTGGTATGGAACCTACTAAAATTATAACTGATGAGACTTGTACGAGAGGGAACGGTTATGATTTTACAGTTTCGAGAGATAAGAAACAGATCATCAAGACATCTGGAGCGGGAGATGTTTTAAAAATGTATGACATAGTTTCAGGAGAACTGCTAAAAGAATGGAAGGAGGAAGGTAGTAGTACTCAGCACTCAAAGATCAACAATGTTCAATTTGTAGGTACAGATTTTGTTGGCGCCTGTTATGATGATTGTGTTAAATTTTGGCATCTAAAATCAGAAGATAAGAAACCAAAGCTTATTTTAAAAGAACCAAGCGATATTGATCAAGGAAACTATAGCGAATTCGCAATGTCCCCATTGATTGATACATTATTCATAACGGGGACCAATTCTGGTGTGATTAAAGTATGGGACCTTCGTACACTTTTTGGAACTACATGGCAAGACGAAAATAAAACCTCTTGCAACCCAATTGCCGAGTTTATCCACTTTGATGGAGAGGCAGTTATCGACCTAAAATTTTCTCCTACGGATGCTACAAATTTCTTAACAGTTGGGAGTAGTGGGCAAGTTTATCATTGGAGTTTAGAAGGTATATATTCAATGTTTGACAGTGGtgctaataatattgattcTGATGAAAATAAGGATGACGAAGAACATAGCACAGATGGAACCCCTAAAGTGTTTGATGAAGACTTACAGAACGAATGtcttctctttcttcaCACTGGTGGATTCAATGCTGCAGAATCTACGACAACTTGTAGGAAGAACATGGTTGTATATCAAGAATCCATACCTGATCTTATTGCAGCACTTGATAGAGGTGGGTTATTAACGGTATATAAACCCTTTACTGGGAAAATATGa